Proteins co-encoded in one Chaetodon auriga isolate fChaAug3 chromosome 9, fChaAug3.hap1, whole genome shotgun sequence genomic window:
- the fgf24 gene encoding fibroblast growth factor 24 — MSLLPSRFIYVCLHFLVLYFQLQESQQSSADFRFYIENHTRNPDDLSRKQVRIYQLYSRTTGKHVQILGKKINANGDDGGKYALLVVETETFGSHIRIKGKESEHYICMNEKGKIVGRPDGRKQECVFVEEFLENNYTALVSAKYKGWYLGFNRKGRPKKGSRTTQRQQEVHFMKRQPKGRLDPLEEFRFTTVTKRTRRARRLKPNSKRN; from the exons ATGTCTCTGCTGCCTTCGAGGTTCATATACGT GTGTTTACATTTTCTGGTACTCTATTTCCAGCTGCAG GAGTCccagcagagctctgctgatTTCAGGTTTTACATCGAGAACCACACGAGGAACCCGGACGACCTGAGCCGGAAGCAGGTCCGGATCTATCAGCTCTACAGCAGAACCACGGGGAAACACGTCCAGATCTTGGGGAAGAAAATCAACGCCAACGGAGATGATGGGGGCAAGTATG CTCTTCTTGTTGTCGAGACAGAAACCTTCGGGAGCCACATTCGaataaaaggaaaggagagCGAACATTACATTTGCATGAACGAGAAGGGCAAAATAGTCGGAAGG CCCGATGGCAGGAAGCAGGAGTGCGTCTTTGTCGAGGAATTCCTGGAGAACAACTACACGGCTCTCGTGTCGGCCAAGTACAAAGGATGGTACCTCGGCTTCAACAGGAAGGGTCGGCCCAAGAAAGGCTCGCGGACCACGCAGAGGCAACAGGAAGTCCACTTCATGAAGCGGCAGCCGAAGGGCCGGTTGGACCCGCTGGAGGAGTTTCGTTTCACCACAGTAACAAAGCGGACACGAAGGGCTCGGCGATTAAAACCCAACTCCAAGAGGAACTGA